Proteins encoded together in one Coffea arabica cultivar ET-39 chromosome 2c, Coffea Arabica ET-39 HiFi, whole genome shotgun sequence window:
- the LOC113724748 gene encoding cysteine proteinase inhibitor 6-like, with translation MKRRQLASIAIIVLCSTLLALGERLLSLSEVHCRQQEQQHNLGFCGEEEEEFADQLIRMATVGGLHDSTSPSSQQNNSEIDALARFAIQEHNKKENALFELVRVVEAREQVVAGTLHHLTLEVIDAGKKKLYEAKVWVKPWLNFKELQEFKHVEDIPSFTPSDLGIKKDGHGLGWQSVPAHDPIVQDAANHALATIQQRSNSLFAYELLEILHANAEVAEESARFDLHLKVRRGGREEKFKVEVNRNSEGYFHLNHMEPLQS, from the exons atgaaGAGGAGACAACTCGCCAGCATTGCCATAATTGTCCTCTGCAGCACTCTGCTTGCTTTGGGTGAGCGTCTGCTTTCCCTATCCGAGGTTCATTGTCGTCAACAAGAACAACAGCACAACTTAGGGTTTTGCggtgaagaagaggaagaattcGCAGATCAACTGATTCGGATGGCAACTGTCGGAGGATTACACGATTCTACTTCTCCATCATCGCAGCAGAATAACTCTGAGATTGACGCCCTTGCTCGATTTGCTATCCAGGAACACAACAAGAAAGAG AATGCATTGTTTGAGTTGGTGAGGGTGGTTGAAGCACGAGAACAAGTTGTTGCTGGGACACTGCACCATCTTACTCTTGAGGTCATTGATGCTGGAAAGAAAAAGCTGTATGAAGCTAAGGTGTGGGTGAAACCTTGGTTAAACTTTAAAGAACTGCAAGAATTCAAGCATGTTGAGGACATTCCCTCTTTTACTCCCTCTGATCTTGGCATCAAGAAAG ATGGCCATGGCTTGGGATGGCAATCAGTGCCAGCACATGATCCGATTGTCCAAGATGCTGCAAACCATGCGCTTGCAACCATCCAGCAGAGATCTAACTCGCTTTTTGCTTATGAGCTTCTTGAGATACTTCATGCAAATGCTGAG GTTGCTGAAGAATCTGCTAGGTTTGATCTGCATCTTAAGGTCAGAAGGGGGGGGAGAGAGGAGAAATTCAAGGTTGAGGTTAACAGGAATAGTGAAGGTTATTTCCACTTGAATCACATGGAACCGCTACAGTCTTGA
- the LOC113724746 gene encoding uncharacterized protein yields MEEAKAAAAAAQQQMINQQQQQQILLLQQLQRQKQQDAIMSRFPSNIDAHLRPQQHLLHRSQTANSNPNPNPNPNPNHQISATSNHPTLNSAVPTTTATATSAPAPTAAVANHNNSNSNNSMSNNNNSSSSNPQQQQQHKVSRANPAELQMAYQDAWRVCHPDFKRPFSSLEDACERLLPYHVVADYEAEEDDKILDSDPSGQMLSRSQQWDHNIAAKVAEFTATFEKQVLAFNIISRKRDLGEFRTEEKLMIEQLLLQEERRAFLELRAEMDLRQKAGRETHESNLRIAAMVQAEQARAESQAHADMMVRAPIRASALVSQSTSMTEQDQAANTEELINGWGNNGQKDEKEPSDDFLNDEETENGDAAMQSEWHGGGELDLNTR; encoded by the exons ATGGAAGAGGCGAAGGCGGCGGCGGCGGCTGCTCAGCAACAGATGATAAACCAGCAGCAGCAACAGCAGATCCTTCTCTTGCAACAACTTCAGCGGCAGAAGCAGCAGGATGCCATCATGTCTCGTTTTCCTTCCAACATTGACGCTCATTTACGTCCCCAGCAGCACCTTCTTCATCGTTCTCAGACCGCTAActctaaccctaaccctaaccctaaccccaaTCCGAACCATCAGATATCCGCCACCTCAAATCACCCAACACTGAACTCCGCCGTTCCTACCACCACCGCTACAGCCACTTCTGCTCCTGCCCCTACTGCTGCTGTTGCTAACCATAACAACAGTAATAGCAATAATAGTatgagtaataataataatagttcCTCCTCGAACccacagcagcagcagcagcacaaGGTCAGTCGAGCTAATCCCGCAGAACTGCAGATGGCCTACCAGGACGCTTGGCGGGTTTGCCATCCTGACTTCAAGCGTCCTTTCTCTTCCCTCGAAGATGCTTGCGAGAG gctactGCCTTACCATGTAGTGGCAGACTATGAAGCGGAGGAGGATGACAAGATTCTTGATTCTGATCCTAGTGGCCAGATGCTGTCTCGGTCACAGCAATGGGATCACAACATCGCTGCCAAAGTTGCAGAGTTCACTGCCACATTCGAGAAGCAAGTCCTGGCTTTCAACATAATTTCTCGCAAGCGAGATCTAGGGGAATTCCGGACGGAGGAGAAGCTGATGATTGAGCAATTACTCCTACAGGAAGAGAGACGGGCTTTCCTCGAACTAAGAGCAGAAATGGACTTGAGGCAAAAGGCAGGTCGAGAAACACACGAGTCGAACTTGCGAATAGCAGCCATGGTGCAAGCTGAGCAAGCTCGGGCAGAATCACAGGCTCATGCTGACATGATGGTTCGAGCTCCTATACGGGCGAGTGCTCTTGTATCTCAAAGTACCAGTATGACCGAGCAGGACCAGGCTGCTAATACGGAGGAGTTGATTAATGGATGGGGTAACAATGGacagaaagatgaaaaggagCCATCGGATGACTTCCTGAATGACGAGGAAACAGAGAACGGAGATGCAGCCATGCAGAGTGAGTGGCATGGTGGGGGAGAGTTAGATTTAAATACGAGATGA
- the LOC113724744 gene encoding RNA polymerase sigma factor sigA isoform X1, which yields MATAAVIGLSPGKRLLSSASYYSDLFSDKLSCTCDHFLPVSSNSVLAAKRSSNFSPKFLSRHKAQPTYALKEHAETAPDLSNIQPWLHVNADEEFLDPEFSMQALLLLQKSMLEKQWNLSAENDYLVTGTPPTGKTCVQVTSSGSSARRRRIDSRRHPLSSRKSSVRQLRLSRHLRSIISPELLQNRLNGYVKGVVSEELLTHAEVVQLSEKIKQGLCFEEQKARLRKRLGCEPSEEQLATSLKITRADLQSKFIECSLARERLAMSNVRLVMSIAQRYDNMGAEMADLIQGGLIGLLRGIEKYDSSKGFKISTYVYWWIRQFILPLLHDQGVSRALVENSRTLRLPTHLHERLSLIRNAKIRLEEKGITPSVDKIAESLNMSQKKVRNATEAVCKVISLDREAFPSLNGLPGETLHSYIADNRLENNPWHGVDQWALKDEVNKLITSTLRERERDIIRLYYGLENECLTWEDISKRIGLSRERVRQVGLVALEKLKYAARKRRLEAMIARD from the exons ATGGCCACTGCTGCAGTTATTGGACTTAGTCCCGGAAAAAGGCTCCTCAGCTCCGCCTCCTATTATTCTGATCTCTTCTCCGATAAGCTATCTTGCACCTGCGATCACTTTCTTCCTGTCTCCTCCAACAGCGTATTAGCTGCTAAGAGGTCTTCCAATTTTAGCCCCAAATTTCTCTCCCGACACAAAGCCCAACCAACTTATGCTCTCAAGGAACATGCTGAAACTGCCCCTGACCTCTCTAACATCCAGCCCTGGCTCCATGTCAATGCGGACGAGGAATTCCTTGATCCTGAATTTTCCATGCAAGCTCTCCTCCTGCTGCAGAAGTCTATGCTCGAAAAACAGTGGAATCTTTcagctgaaaatgattatttaGTCACCGGGACACCTCCAACAGGAAAAACTTGTGTGCAGGTTACTTCTTCTGGTTCATCTGCTCGACGCCGTAGAATAGACAGTCGGAGACATCCTCTTAGCAGCAGAAAGAGTTCTGTTAGGCAGCTTCGTCTGAGCAGGCATCTGAGATCCATTATCAGTCCTGAGCTCCTTCAGAATCGTTTAAACGGCTATGTAAAAGGCGTAGTAAGTGAAGAGTTACTCACGCATGCCGAAGTGGTACAGCTTTCAGAAAAAATAAAACAGGGTCTCTGCTTCGAAGAGCAGAAGGCAAG ACTGAGGAAAAGACTGGGTTGTGAGCCCTCAGAGGAGCAACTTGCGACTTCTTTAAAGATTACTCGAGCGGATCTGCAGTCAAAGTTCATTGAGTGCTCTTTGGCAAGGGAAAGGCTGGCAATGAGCAATGTCCGGCTTGTCATGTCCATTGCACAGAGATATGATAACATGGGTGCTGAAATGGCCGACCTTATTCAG GGTGGCCTTATTGGATTACTTCGAGGAATTGAAAAGTATGACTCATCAAAGGGGTTCAAAATTTCTACTTATGTTTACTGGTGGATTCGCCAG TTTATTCTGCCTCTACTCCATGATCAGGGTGTGTCAAGAGCTTTAGTTGAGAACTCGAGGACATTGAGATTGCCTACCCACCTCCATGAAAGACTAAGTTTGATCCGTAATGCTAAGATCAGGCTGGAAGAGAAAGGAATAACTCCATCTGTTGAT AAAATTGCTGAATCTCTGAACATGTCCCAGAAGAAAGTCAGAAACGCCACTGAG GCTGTCTGCAAGGTGATCTCACTTGACAGGGAAGCATTTCCCTCATTGAATGGTCTTCCAGGAGAGACTCTACACAGT TACATTGCAGATAATCGGCTAGAGAATAATCCGTGGCATGGAGTTGATCAATGGGCCCTCAAG GATGAAGTGAATAAGCTCATTACTTCAACTTTAAGGGAACGAGAAAGAGATATTATCCGTCTCTACTATGGATTAGAAAATGAATGTCTCACATGGGAGGACATTAGTAAACG GATAGGTTTGTCAAGAGAGAGAGTAAGGCAGGTTGGACTCGTTGCTCTCGAGAAACTGAAATATGCTGCCAGGAAGAGAAGACTAGAGGCGATGATTGCGAGAGACTAG
- the LOC113724744 gene encoding RNA polymerase sigma factor sigA isoform X2 — translation MATAAVIGLSPGKRLLSSASYYSDLFSDKLSCTCDHFLPVSSNSVLAAKRSSNFSPKFLSRHKAQPTYALKEHAETAPDLSNIQPWLHVNADEEFLDPEFSMQALLLLQKSMLEKQWNLSAENDYLVTGTPPTGKTCVQVTSSGSSARRRRIDSRRHPLSSRKSSVRQLRLSRHLRSIISPELLQNRLNGYVKGVVSEELLTHAEVVQLSEKIKQGLCFEEQKARLRKRLGCEPSEEQLATSLKITRADLQSKFIECSLARERLAMSNVRLVMSIAQRYDNMGAEMADLIQGGLIGLLRGIEKYDSSKGFKISTYVYWWIRQGVSRALVENSRTLRLPTHLHERLSLIRNAKIRLEEKGITPSVDKIAESLNMSQKKVRNATEAVCKVISLDREAFPSLNGLPGETLHSYIADNRLENNPWHGVDQWALKDEVNKLITSTLRERERDIIRLYYGLENECLTWEDISKRIGLSRERVRQVGLVALEKLKYAARKRRLEAMIARD, via the exons ATGGCCACTGCTGCAGTTATTGGACTTAGTCCCGGAAAAAGGCTCCTCAGCTCCGCCTCCTATTATTCTGATCTCTTCTCCGATAAGCTATCTTGCACCTGCGATCACTTTCTTCCTGTCTCCTCCAACAGCGTATTAGCTGCTAAGAGGTCTTCCAATTTTAGCCCCAAATTTCTCTCCCGACACAAAGCCCAACCAACTTATGCTCTCAAGGAACATGCTGAAACTGCCCCTGACCTCTCTAACATCCAGCCCTGGCTCCATGTCAATGCGGACGAGGAATTCCTTGATCCTGAATTTTCCATGCAAGCTCTCCTCCTGCTGCAGAAGTCTATGCTCGAAAAACAGTGGAATCTTTcagctgaaaatgattatttaGTCACCGGGACACCTCCAACAGGAAAAACTTGTGTGCAGGTTACTTCTTCTGGTTCATCTGCTCGACGCCGTAGAATAGACAGTCGGAGACATCCTCTTAGCAGCAGAAAGAGTTCTGTTAGGCAGCTTCGTCTGAGCAGGCATCTGAGATCCATTATCAGTCCTGAGCTCCTTCAGAATCGTTTAAACGGCTATGTAAAAGGCGTAGTAAGTGAAGAGTTACTCACGCATGCCGAAGTGGTACAGCTTTCAGAAAAAATAAAACAGGGTCTCTGCTTCGAAGAGCAGAAGGCAAG ACTGAGGAAAAGACTGGGTTGTGAGCCCTCAGAGGAGCAACTTGCGACTTCTTTAAAGATTACTCGAGCGGATCTGCAGTCAAAGTTCATTGAGTGCTCTTTGGCAAGGGAAAGGCTGGCAATGAGCAATGTCCGGCTTGTCATGTCCATTGCACAGAGATATGATAACATGGGTGCTGAAATGGCCGACCTTATTCAG GGTGGCCTTATTGGATTACTTCGAGGAATTGAAAAGTATGACTCATCAAAGGGGTTCAAAATTTCTACTTATGTTTACTGGTGGATTCGCCAG GGTGTGTCAAGAGCTTTAGTTGAGAACTCGAGGACATTGAGATTGCCTACCCACCTCCATGAAAGACTAAGTTTGATCCGTAATGCTAAGATCAGGCTGGAAGAGAAAGGAATAACTCCATCTGTTGAT AAAATTGCTGAATCTCTGAACATGTCCCAGAAGAAAGTCAGAAACGCCACTGAG GCTGTCTGCAAGGTGATCTCACTTGACAGGGAAGCATTTCCCTCATTGAATGGTCTTCCAGGAGAGACTCTACACAGT TACATTGCAGATAATCGGCTAGAGAATAATCCGTGGCATGGAGTTGATCAATGGGCCCTCAAG GATGAAGTGAATAAGCTCATTACTTCAACTTTAAGGGAACGAGAAAGAGATATTATCCGTCTCTACTATGGATTAGAAAATGAATGTCTCACATGGGAGGACATTAGTAAACG GATAGGTTTGTCAAGAGAGAGAGTAAGGCAGGTTGGACTCGTTGCTCTCGAGAAACTGAAATATGCTGCCAGGAAGAGAAGACTAGAGGCGATGATTGCGAGAGACTAG